Proteins co-encoded in one Arachis hypogaea cultivar Tifrunner chromosome 13, arahy.Tifrunner.gnm2.J5K5, whole genome shotgun sequence genomic window:
- the LOC112792739 gene encoding protein GRAVITROPIC IN THE LIGHT 1 has product METIKPKSALKSKRFGKTFQKVISLRSSATKIASSNGICILNPNNIKDNKGARNRAVMEALVARLFAGVTTIKAAYAELQMAQHPYNNDSIQAADQAVVDELRAISELKRSFIKRDLDLSPQITIMLAEVQEQQSLMKTYEITIKKLQAEVDNKERNISSLKKHLHDCVSFNKSLEKKLNSSGSFSIFDNLKLSALNPTHFLHFLHHALRPIRSFVKMMIREMENAHWDLEAAVNFIHPNAVFTKPSHKCFAFESFVSITIFEGFNYPNFNVQNDQSVRHHNKNQSLYFEKFKKLKSLSPKQYLTHNPNSSFAKFLKAKYLQVVHAKMECSLFGNLNQRKMVNSGGYPESPFFTAFAEMAWRVWSLQCLALSFEEEVSIFQVKKNARFCEVYMECVTEDAVSGSCSSGESCDDSDSGELRVGFTVVPGFKMGKTVIQSQVYVSLVGSSSPATS; this is encoded by the coding sequence ATGGAAACCATAAAGCCAAAATCAGCATTGAAGAGCAAGAGATTCGGCAAGACATTCCAGAAAGTAATTAGCCTGAGAAGCAGCGCAACAAAAATCGCTTCAAGCAATGGAATCTGCATCCTCAACCCTAACAACATCAAAGACAACAAAGGAGCTCGGAACAGGGCAGTTATGGAGGCGCTGGTGGCGAGGCTCTTCGCAGGAGTGACTACCATTAAAGCAGCATACGCAGAGCTTCAAATGGCTCAGCACCCTTACAACAACGATTCAATACAAGCCGCTGACCAAGCCGTTGTGGATGAACTCAGAGCCATCTCAGAACTCAAACGCAGCTTCATCAAAAGAGACTTGGATCTCTCTCCACAAATCACCATCATGCTCGCAGAGGTTCAAGAACAACAGAGCCTCATGAAGACCTACGAGATCACCATCAAGAAGCTCCAAGCTGAGGTTGACAACAAAGAACGCAACATCTCATCGCTCAAGAAACACCTCCACGACTGCGTTTCCTTCAACAAATCCTTAGAGAAGAAGCTCAACTCCAGCGGCTCCTTCTCCATCTTCGACAACCTTAAACTCTCCGCGCTCAACCCAACGCATTTCCTCCACTTTCTTCACCACGCGTTGAGACCTATAAGGAGCTTCGTTAAGATGATGATAAGGGAAATGGAGAACGCTCATTGGGACCTCGAAGCAGCCGTCAATTTCATCCATCCAAACGCGGTCTTCACGAAACCAAGCCACAAGTGCTTCGCCTTTGAGTCCTTCGTTTCCATAACAATCTTCGAAGGCTTCAACTACCCAAACTTCAATGTCCAAAACGACCAAAGCGTTCGCCACCACAACAAAAACCAGAGCCTCTACTTTGAAAAGTTCAAGAAGCTGAAATCACTGAGCCCGAAGCAGTACCTAACCCACAACCCGAACTCTTCCTTCGCCAAGTTCTTAAAAGCGAAGTACCTGCAAGTGGTTCATGCGAAGATGGAGTGTTCCTTGTTCGGGAACCTGAACCAGAGGAAGATGGTGAACTCAGGAGGGTACCCTGAGTCTCCCTTCTTCACGGCGTTCGCTGAGATGGCGTGGCGCGTGTGGAGCTTGCAGTGTTTGGCGTTGTCGTTCGAGGAAGAAGTGAGCATCTTCCAGGTGAAGAAGAACGCGAGATTCTGTGAGGTGTACATGGAATGCGTGACGGAGGATGCAGTTTCAGGTTCTTGTTCTTCAGGGGAATCATGTGATGATTCGGATTCAGGGGAGCTTAGGGTGGGGTTCACGGTGGTGCCGGGGTTCAAGATGGGTAAAACCGTCATTCAGAGTCAGGTTTACGTGTCTCTGGTCGGTTCTTCTTCTCCGGCGACTTCCTGa